From a single Solenopsis invicta isolate M01_SB chromosome 4, UNIL_Sinv_3.0, whole genome shotgun sequence genomic region:
- the LOC105201745 gene encoding UDP-glucosyltransferase 2, translated as MRVLPIIFLWLYYLSVCNGYRLLGLFPLQSQSHFTMFEQLMKGLARKGHQVDMVSSFPLKKPYPNYTDIVTLPVAMKFTNNVSYEMVKRYEPLDMTYVVGTLVGNDLCEFLENPKIKDLAQPKNPPYDAVIMEVHGAQCFAIIGHLLKVPLIGVSTTGTLYPWLPRLIGQPENLAFVSNVILGFTTPMNFWQRLCNVLRTLYDKWFFDHLTTRVQDRLIRKNFGSDMSSVRELERKLSLILINSQITLDGIQPKTPAVVDVGGLHIQAEDETLQPELKKWMDDSKDGFIYFTFGSMVMIETFPRKFLNIIYASLDKIAPMQVLMKVPVPEKLPPGLPENVHISPWMPQLMVLKHHNLKAFITHGGLMSMQEAISFGVPMIGIPLFGDQFMNINAYVSKNVAIRLDVNTITEESMDEALNAILQDPLYRENARNLSRQFLDRPLGAIDTAIYWVEYVIKYGENSLRSPAMDMTWWQLSLVDIIGFLLFCTIIIIIVIVFIVQFMLKLICKDTNTSYLKKFKTN; from the exons ATGCGAGTGTTACCAATCATTTTTCTTTGGTTGTACTATCTGTCAGTTTGCAATGGATATCGTTTGCTCGGACTATTTCCCTTACAAAGCCAGAGTCATTTCACTATGTTTGAACAACTGATGAAGGGTCTGGCCAGAAAGGGCCATCAGGTCGACATGGTCAGCAGTTTTCCATTGAAAAAGCCTTATCCAAATTACACTGATATCGTGACACTGCCAGTAGCTATGAAGTTCACGAACAACGTTTCCTATGAAATGGTAAAGAGATACGAGCCTTTGGATATGACCTACGTTGTTGGGACGTTGGTAGGAAACGATCTCTGCGAATTTTTagaaaatccaaaaataaaagatttggcGCAACCAAAGAATCCGCCTTACGACGCAGTGATAATGGAG GTTCACGGCGCGCAATGTTTCGCGATTATCGGCCACTTGTTGAAAGTTCCCTTGATCGGAGTCAGCACCACAGGAACACTGTATCCATGGCTACCTCGTTTAATCGGTCAGCCTGAGAATCTGGCCTTCGTGTCGAATGTTATTTTAGGTTTCACTACTCCTATGAATTTTTGGCAACGTCTATGTAATGTCTTGCGCACGCTCTACGATAAGTGGTTTTTCGATCACTTGACGACGCGGGTGCAAGACAGGTTGATAAGGAAGAATTTCGGATCGGACATGTCAAGCGTACGAGAATTGGAGAGAAAGCTGTCGTTGATCCTCATCAACTCACAAATTACGCTAGATGGGATACAGCCGAAGACACCTGCCGTGGTAGACGTGGGAGGCCTTCACATTCAGGCCGAGGACGAAACTTTGCAACCC GAACTGAAGAAATGGATGGACGACAGCAAAGatggttttatatatttcacctTTGGTTCAATGGTGATGATTGAAACGTTTCCACGCAAGTTCTTGAACATCATTTACGCTTCCTTAGACAAAATAGCACCTATGCAGGTTTTAATGAAGGTACCAGTTCCGGAGAAACTGCCACCTGGCTTGCCCGAAAATGTTCATATTTCTCCTTGGATGCCGCAGCTTATGGTATTGA AACATCATAATTTAAAAGCCTTTATTACTCACGGAGGACTCATGAGCATGCAAGAAGCGATATCGTTCGGTGTCCCCATGATCGGTATACCGCTTTTCGGTGATCAATTTATGAATATCAATGCATACGTTTCCAAAAACGTTGCCATACGACTGGATGTCAATACGATTACCGAAGAAAGCATGGATGAAGCTTTAAATGCGATATTACAAGACCCTCTGTACAG GGAAAATGCGCGGAATTTATCCCGACAATTCCTCGATCGACCACTGGGCGCTATTGACACAGCTATTTATTGGGTCGAATACGTCATCAAGTACGGCGAAAATTCTCTACGTTCGCCCGCTATGGATATGACCTGGTGGCAATTGTCTCTTGTCGACATAATCGGGTTTCTCCTGTTTTGCACAATAATCATTATCATTGTAATAGTATTTATTGTGCAATTCATGTTGAAGTTGATATGCAAAGATACTAATACATCATATTTGAAAAAGTTCAAaacaaattaa
- the LOC120357546 gene encoding uncharacterized protein LOC120357546: protein MEEMSVYYGLAIQRHADSIEDMRKAVWATFYHMTSTDENPQHSYCPKGPKSWCKWQQLKTVNQEASYKHPPAFDDKVAALIKPIYEDLSSEDLLERCLGANTQNNNESFNACVWNLVPKHVFTGKKY, encoded by the coding sequence atggaagaaatgTCGGTTTATTACGGATTGGCTATTCAAAGACACGCTGATTCTATTGAAGATATGAGAAAAGCTGTGTGGGCGACATTTTATCACATGACTTCTACGGACGAAAATCCGCAACACTCTTACTGCCCAAAGGGACCGAAATCTTGGTGCAAGTGGCAGCAACTCAAGACAGTAAATCAAGAAGCAAGTTATAAACATCCACCAGCATTTGATGATAAAGTTGCAGCTTTGATTAAGCCTATTTATGAAGACTTATCGTCCGAGGATCTTTTAGAAAGATGCTTGGGGGCAAACACTCAAAATAATAACGAATCTTTCAACGCTTGCGTGTGGAATTTGGTTCCCAAACACGTTTTtactggaaaaaaatattag